One segment of Micromonospora parathelypteridis DNA contains the following:
- a CDS encoding GH1 family beta-glucosidase, with the protein MSIPTGPAGPLRFPDNFGWGAATSAYQIEGAAKEDGRGESVWDTFSRVPGRTRNGDTGDVAADHYHRYAEDLDLMRDLGLRSYRFSISWPRIQPDGTGAPNQRGLDFYRRLLDGLHERGIAPMATLFHWDLPQALQDADGWESRDTAYRFADYADLVFRALGDRVPAWLTINEPKTVVQNGYLTGHHAPGRQDPDAAYLVAHHLQLAHGLAVGALRASGSDGRIGPALNLHPCYPADDSPQAAAAARLYDSYENRLYLDSLLRGSYPEDLLADLGPQSRMVQGVRDGDLAIISAPIDLLAVQYYTPIYVTADSGTERRWTTSEAEWQQIYPQGLYDLLTRVTRDYGPIPLTITENGLPTPDTLAADDTVHDAGRISFLRDHLTAVHQAIAAGVPLESFHVWSLLDNFEWDAGYDQRWGLVYVDYPTQRRVLKSSAAWYRSVITDGGF; encoded by the coding sequence ATGTCGATACCTACTGGGCCCGCCGGCCCGCTACGCTTCCCCGACAACTTCGGCTGGGGCGCGGCGACCTCCGCGTACCAGATCGAAGGCGCCGCCAAGGAGGACGGGCGCGGCGAGTCCGTCTGGGACACCTTCAGCCGCGTCCCAGGGCGCACCCGCAACGGCGACACCGGCGACGTGGCCGCCGACCACTACCACCGGTACGCCGAGGACCTCGACCTCATGCGCGACCTCGGGTTGCGCAGCTACCGCTTCTCCATCTCCTGGCCACGAATCCAGCCCGACGGCACCGGCGCGCCCAACCAGCGCGGGCTCGACTTCTACCGCCGGCTCCTCGACGGCCTGCACGAACGCGGGATCGCCCCGATGGCCACCCTGTTCCACTGGGACCTCCCGCAGGCGCTGCAGGACGCCGACGGCTGGGAGTCACGCGACACCGCCTACCGCTTCGCCGACTACGCCGACCTGGTCTTCCGCGCCCTCGGCGATCGGGTACCGGCCTGGCTCACCATCAACGAACCCAAGACCGTGGTGCAGAACGGCTACCTCACCGGCCACCACGCCCCCGGCCGGCAGGACCCGGACGCCGCCTACCTGGTCGCCCACCACCTGCAGCTCGCGCACGGGCTCGCCGTCGGCGCGCTGCGGGCCAGCGGCAGCGACGGCCGGATCGGCCCCGCACTCAACCTGCACCCCTGCTACCCCGCCGACGACTCCCCGCAGGCTGCCGCGGCCGCCCGCCTCTACGACAGCTACGAGAACCGCCTCTACCTGGACTCCCTGCTCCGGGGCAGCTACCCGGAGGATCTGCTGGCCGACCTCGGTCCGCAGAGCCGGATGGTCCAGGGCGTCCGCGACGGCGACCTGGCGATCATCTCCGCGCCGATCGACCTGCTGGCCGTGCAGTACTACACGCCGATCTACGTCACCGCCGACAGCGGCACCGAGCGACGCTGGACGACCTCCGAGGCCGAGTGGCAGCAGATCTACCCCCAGGGGTTGTACGACCTGCTGACCCGGGTCACCCGCGACTACGGCCCGATCCCACTCACCATCACCGAGAACGGGCTGCCCACACCGGACACCCTGGCCGCGGACGACACCGTCCACGACGCGGGTCGGATCAGTTTCCTGCGCGACCACCTCACCGCCGTGCACCAGGCCATCGCCGCCGGGGTGCCGCTGGAGAGCTTCCACGTCTGGTCACTGCTGGACAACTTCGAGTGGGACGCGGGATACGACCAGCGCTGGGGACTGGTCTACGTGGACTACCCGACCCAGCGGCGGGTGCTCAAGAGCAGCGCCGCCTGGTACCGCTCCGTCATCACCGACGGCGGCTTCTGA
- a CDS encoding roadblock/LC7 domain-containing protein, protein MTTLSQEARDLSWLVSAFAERVPGVAHAVVVSSDGLLVAISDHLPRDNADKLAAVTSGLMSITAGAAQMFDGDVVKQTVVEMGRGYFLVMQVRDGSILATLAAGDADIGVVGYEMARLAKQAGEMLTPALRAELQQALPR, encoded by the coding sequence GTGACGACGTTGAGCCAGGAGGCGCGTGACCTGAGCTGGCTGGTGAGCGCGTTCGCGGAGCGGGTGCCGGGTGTGGCGCACGCGGTGGTGGTCTCCTCCGACGGGCTGCTGGTGGCGATCTCCGACCACCTGCCCCGCGACAACGCGGACAAGCTCGCGGCGGTGACCTCCGGGCTGATGAGCATCACCGCGGGCGCGGCCCAGATGTTCGACGGCGATGTCGTCAAGCAGACGGTGGTCGAGATGGGTCGCGGCTACTTCCTGGTGATGCAGGTACGCGACGGTTCGATCCTGGCCACGCTGGCCGCCGGTGACGCGGACATCGGCGTGGTGGGCTACGAGATGGCCCGGCTGGCCAAGCAGGCGGGGGAGATGCTCACCCCCGCGTTGCGGGCGGAGTTGCAGCAGGCTCTGCCCCGCTGA